The genomic region GCACCCCGGAGCGCTCGGCCGCTGAACCGCGTAGGGAGGCCGGAGCGAAAGTTGGTTGGGCTAAGTTTGGAAGTGGCGAGCGCTGGTGTCGCGCTGTCCCGGGCGGAGAGGACTCCCAGCACAAGCTGGTGTCCGGCTCCTGGGTGCGGACTCCCACACGCTTTGCTCGCGTACCTGTATGACTCTCACTGTCGCTTTTCCGTTGGCGGTTTGCGGATTTCTCTGCTTTGAGACCAGGGAGACCCACTGTGGTGAGAAGCGAGGGTGTGGAGCCAGTTGCACAGATATTTGAGAGAATGGTTTTGTGGTCTAGTGCCAGCACTCTGAGACCTTATACTGCACTTGATGTCCTTGAGCCTTAGTATCCCCAGCTGggaaatatacacatatagacaCTAGCGGGCTCCTGTCTGCTGGATTGGACAAGATAACCACTAAGGTCCTTTCTGGATGAagattttcagattttagagtGGTGTACTTGAAAGGAAAGGAACCAGGGAGAGGAATTGAATGAGTGTCCCCATCTAATGTCACTGACCAGTCTCCCAGACAACAGGGGAAAGGGGACTTCTCTATGGAGCATCTCATTCCTCCCCGACTTTATTTCCATTGGATTTGTTCTCCTACTTCCTTTCCTCctaaccattttctttttcctaatttcattGCATAGGTCACATCTGCTTTCTTATAGATAAAAGAGTTACTAAATTCTTGATGGatccagaaaaaaattgagagttAGAAAATCTGGATGTTGCCCCAATATATCCCTTTCAGTGTGGGTGACAGTCACAATTTCTGTTTGGAATTTCTGTTTCCTCAACTTAAAATGAAGGCGAAATTGGCATTACTGTCCCCTTGTTTTGCGTTTAGCATTTGTTGTAGAATAATAGTGCTACAACATACAGGCTCTTGCTTTGAGGTTATTCTAGACAAAGACCGGGCAGCGTGGAGCTTGCAGTTGTTACTGTCTGCATAGTTTGCAGTGCCCCAGGCCCGCAGGGCAGATAAGATACAGCACCCAGCACCTGTGGCAGCTCTGGGAGCCTTCAAACCTCTCCTGTTATAACTccacccttccctctctctctctctcttcctgcttgCTCTTTAGCCACTATTATCTAATTCCTTTCTCTCCACGGCCCCTTTCTTCTGTAACTCCTCACCATCTTAGTCCTGTCAAAGTCCCCTCTGTGGTCAGTACCAGGTGCCAGGACTGCTGACCCCTCATCTTCCTGGCTGGTGGCTGCGTTCTCCATTGCCACGATGGTTGGTGACTTGAGGTGATGGATCCCTATTGGTGATGGAGTGAAATGAGCAGTGGGTGGGTGGTCAGCAGCTTGGCATTCAccatctttatgaccttggacaagtcactttacctccCTGGCCCTCAAATTACTCCATTATAATATGAGGATCTGCCCTAGATGGCTCTAATTTTGGCTGTTCTATGATTCCCTTTCTATAGACTCCATGattccttctcttttaaaatgagctgggcatggaaCAGGGTCAGTGGCTCCCAAGTGTTACCCGgctgggggggggaggaggaaggaggacatAGCCAGGACACCACAGAAACTTTTCAAGGAAGGAATGGTTTCATGTGTAGAACTGGTTCTCTCTCAAGTATGTAACACTAGCACAGAAAGGCTGGTGTCAGCAAATAGTGGGGTGGAATTTACTTGGTGTGTCAGGAACTGAGGGGTCAGTCCAAGTGCAGAGGAGGCTCTGACCTGAATTTCTGGAGGGTTCCAGTTAATTCCTAATAGGGTTTAATTGGATTGATGACAGAATGAGTTTCCCCTGAAACAGGGAAAGTGGAGTCACAGTAGTGATGGCTAACCAGTGCATGTGTCAGTCTCATGTGTTCTTCCAACAGCCCTTTGAGGGAATCAGGGCAGGCAGTCTtgatctcattttacagaaaaggaaactgaggcccagagagcccaCATGGCTTGTCGGGCGCTCAGCTTGTGAGTGATACTGACAGGCCTGGAAACAATGTCTTTGGCCCTGAGGCCCAGCCTTACACCTATAATCTCTTCAAGCAGGCTGGGAGAAAGACCAACACATGAAGAGTTAGTGAAAGGCCAATATTGACTTCCCAGCACCATAAGATGGTTAGTGAGCAGTGCTTAGTGGAAAGAGATGAAAACTAAAAGTGAAAATTCAATGTAGTTGTAGGTACTAGGAAATAAATCTGGGAGCTGAATTTTCAGCTAAAGAAATACATGAGTAAAAAGTTTCACTTTCTTGAAAATGATGAAACCACCAATGATATGACATGATATCTGATTGGAAATAATGAAGCAGAAGCAAAGTACAAGTTCTCTGTAGTAGGCATGAACAAATTTATGATTGATGTAGAAAGTCAACTCAGATCATCTgggacccccccccaaaaaaaaaacatttgtttcttcaGTAAAGGGATTGTTAGAGGGTCTAAACTTTCTGAAAAATTGTCTGAATATTTAACTTCATTTCCTTGTGGGGACACAGCCTGAGTCTAGGCTGAGTCATACCTTAAGAGACTGAGTAAGGGAATAACTAGAAAGTATCCTAAGAGCCTAAGCTTTAGCCTACTGCAGAGAAAGCCCAAATCTCTGCAGATACATCTGCTTTACCTACTGAAAGGCTTTTCACATTTTTACAACCCATTTTTGTACCCAAGCGAGCCCACCCAATGTTTTTCATAAAAAGATTCCATACCACTGACATTCGTCAGCTTCTTTCCTCAGGACTGCTGACTTTACACTTGTAGGAGCTGGGGGGTATCCCAAACAGCAGATCCCAAGCCCTGAGAGCTCATTAATAAACTTAGTTGGGTGGCAAAATGGAACTATATTCAACTGTAGAGGAATTCAAACCACCCACGTTGAAGGGAGACATCCAGTCCTCCAAACAAAGGCCAGCCCAGTGGTAGCTCTGAATTCCATCCCTGAACTGTTGGGGTTTTAATAAAGTTGGAAAGGGAGGGGAAGCGTGAATGCATGGGAGAATCTTAAACCTCTGGCTCTAGAAGGCTAGTTTCTCAGTGTTGATCACCTGACAGAGACAAGTATCCTCCCAGCATCCTAAGATTACAGGATTAAACTGAGAGAAGAACTTCAGCCCTGCTCATGACACAGGGCTTTGGGAAGAGAATTATATACATTTCCTGGGTTTCTTTGACTAGTCAAGGGTGGCATTCATTGGCCTGGAATTCTTGCCTCCATCCATGTATCTGAGATCTCCAGGAGGAGTTAGAGGTCAGGGTGTACTATTCAGAAGCATTTGAGATCAAAGAGGGTGACCAGCCACCCTCCCACCTGGACCCCACAGAGCCTCTGTCAGAGAGCCAGCCCCGGGCTGGACAGGTCCCTTGGAGGCCCTGTAATAGTGTAGCTCCTAGTTGAAGAATGTTTTCCAGGCACATTCATGTATTGTTTCTTCAATTCCTCACATGACTCTAAGGGAAAACAGGGCGATTGTTATTAACACTCCTTAACAGAGGAGAAATGGCCACTGGGAGGTATAGTGATGACACACAGTGGGCTGTGTGGGAGTAAGTGGGCTTCAGATCTTCATCTTCTGAGCCCAGTCTGGGAGTTTTGTGGATAAAGACCCACTTAAGCCGACTCCCAGAATGCAGGTGGCAGCTTCAGCATGCACCCCGGTATATGACGATTACACTGCATTAAACAGAGCTCGGGTTTGCCCCACGCGTCTTTGCTcagtctcccctccctctcttcagTTCCAGCCCCCACCTACCCCAGTGCCTGCACCATTCCAAAAAAATTtgctctattttttgtttgtttttataacgTAGCataacatttgttcatttttgcaaTGTATAAATTAAGGGCATGGGTTCTGGAGCCACACTAACCTAATTCCAAATCCTGACGGTGCCCAGTATTAATTctttgactttgggcaaattacttagctTGTTGAAACGTCAgttacctcatctataaaatggggctaggACCTAACTCACCGGGTTCTCATGAGGATTAAACGATATAGTGCACATAAGGTTTCTGGGATGAAGGAGGCACTCCTCACCTGTTAGGGACTTGGCAGAGGGCTTCTCGTCTGGCTGGACTTGGCTAATGACTACGGATCCCCTGTGGACACGCCAGTGGGCTGCCTGCCCGGACAAGTCCCCACACTCATTGCCCCTTGAGCAAGTACACGGCAGGCAGGACTCATGGGGGACTATTCCAAATTGTAGCCATGGAACTGTTACTATTTCTaccctttattttccttttgtcatcCCTTTGGGCTCACTGAGCTATGGAATGATAGAGGGAGATGAGACCTTGGACCTCAGAGGCCGTTTGATTCGACCACCtgtcttcatttcatttattcagttggGCAGTGTCTAGCCGGTCcgcaggtgctgggctgggctctgggatAAATCGTCGGTAGAGACGCAGTCCCTGCACCCGGGGAGCTCTCAGCCATCTGCCAGATGCAGACTGAATCTCAGAGAGCCAAAGCAAGTGGCCCAAGTCACTGCTCTTTGGTGCCAGGGCCAGCCCAAGCCTCTCCTTACACCACAGGTCTGAATAACACCCTCAGAGTGTCTGAGTGTTAGCTCCTCACTTTGCTCTACTCTAAGGTCTTTTGCTTTGCCAACCCAAACTGTAAGAATCCCCACCCCTCATGCCCTGCCAAGGACTGGGGCGAAGAAACACGCCCAGCTATGGTTACCTTCCTCGTTCCCATTACTCGGATCCAGCTTGTGGGGTGAGAAGCTTCAGCGATGTTTTGGCTACATTCAAGGGTCCCCCATTCCTTGCTTTTACTTCCACTCACTGATAGATTCAACTTGATTTCAGGTACCTTCcaagtttctttttgaaaaggAGACTGAGAGTGAGGTTGCCGAATGGtctcactgatttttaaaaaatgctcttcCTCTTTCCGAACTGTTTGGGGCAACATTTGCACATATGCACACCAGCCAAAACCAACAGCTCTTGTGAGTTCGGAGTAGCCGGAGACATCAACTCCTATAAACTTCAATTAGGCATTTTATCCATGTCACTGAGCTGTGTATTTTAAGAACCTGTTTTACTCAAGATGAGGATGGcatgaaatgaaaacagaacagaAGCCCCGGGGGCTTATGGGACTTTCCTCCCAGGGCGAGGTTCTGGTGTTGGAGGTTGTGGGGCAGGGGGACACTTGAACCCATGCCCCAGGACCCCTGAAGCAGCTTGGGTTTCAATGTGTCTTTCAGCAAAATGATGCTTCAACACCCAGGCCAGGTCTCTGCCTCGGAAGTCAGTGCTTCTGCCATCgtcccctgcctgtcccctcctgggTCACTGGTGTTTGAGGATTTTGCTAACCTGACACCCTTTGTCAAGGAAGAGCTGAGGTTTGCCATCCAGAACAAGCACCTCTGCCACCGGATGTCCTCTGCACTGGAGTCGGTCACTGTCAGCGACAGACCCCTCGGGATGTCAGTCACAAAAGCTGAGGTGggtgttcattctttcatttcagcACCTGTCCCACAGCCACCACGTGTCGGGCATGTTTTAGGCAGGGGGCTGTGGTTGGGAGTAATACCAACAAAACCGCTGCCCTCGGGGCGCTGGCCTTGTcctgggaggagaggatgggtacaTGGTGTAAGTGCCTACGCAACGTGAGACACGGGCGCAAAGGAGAAGACTAACGCAGGAAGGGGGACAGGCAGCACGGGGACGGGGGAGCTGCTGTTTTCAATCAGGAGGTTGGGGAGGGCTCTGCTGATAGTGACCTTTGAGCAGAGacttggaggaggagagagacggAGCCCTGTGGGTATCTGGCAAAACAGATTAAGGGCACAGAGGTGGGAGTTTGGTTGGTGCAGGGTGGGCCGGGTGGTGGGGCAGAGTGCGGAAACAGGGGCATGTCGTACACACTGTCGCGTAGCTATGGCCACGTGCTCAGAGTGAGATGCGAAGCCACAGGAGGGTTTCTGAGCAGAGGAGCAGCATGGTCcgacttgtatttttaaatggtcaCCCTGGGCGTCATGCTGAGAACGGGCGGCAGGGGCAAGACGGAGGCAGAGCGTACAGAAGCGGGCGTGGGCTGGCAAGCCACGTGGGTGCAGTCACCGTGGGCTTCCGGATCTGACTTGAAGGCAGAGCTGATTTACTGATAGATTGATTGGCTGTGGGGTGTGAGAGTGAGGACTCGAGGGTGACCCCCAGTTTTCTGGCCTGCACAGCTGTAAGAATGGCGTGTCCTTTGCTGTGTTATTGGGGCTGTGGGAGGTTGGGTGAGGGCCAGAGCAGCAATTCTGTCCTTTTCTACACGCCATGGAGATGACGAGTTAAATACATGGGTCTGGAGTTCAGGGGAAAGTCTGGCCAGAGATAGAGAGTTGGAATTCATCAGCATATAGATGGCATTTAAAGCCGTGAGTCAGAATGGGGCCGCCCGCTGTGCCGAGCTGTTCTGAAGCAGCACAGAGGGTGGTGGTCATTTTCATCACTACCAGGTCCCAAGCGCCCAGAGCGTGGAACAAGGCCCAGGcagccagccccaccctcccctgtAGCAGTGCCCACAGCCTCGGTACCGGGCATTGCTCCAAATTCACTTCTGTCTCAAACACTTGCACTGTCCACGCTTGGCAACCTTGCGTGAGGCACCTGGACTAACAAACATGGCGAGAAGTCTAGGAGGTAGTTGCTGGTGATCCTTTGGTGGCTCAAGGATGTCAGAGCCAAGGTTCTGCCGTTTTGTTGGCCTTTCCCTCAAGGTTGCAAAATAGGAGTGTTTCAAGCTTACTTAATTGGCATGATTGCAGCCTTATGGCAAGGGGGACGTGGAACTGGCCCAAAAGAACTGAATTTAAAAGGAGGTtggttaagaatctttatgatgCTATAATGACTCCTTCTTAGGATTGAtctgagggttaaatgagatgacattTATGAAGGGTCTAGCAGAGGGCCTAGCCCTAGTTGATAGTTAGCATTCAATGAATGGTAGCTGGAATATTACTACTTAAGATGCTGTATTCATAAGGCATCATTGGGGCATGAGCTGTGCCCCCAGTTAACCTCAGGGGAGGCCCCAGAGGGAGGCAGCATTCCCCAAAAAATGTTTATGGGTGCTCAGTCCAACACTAGACAGCGTACATTAGACCCTGGGATACTCagggagatttttttccctaatttaaTAACTTAAGATAATAGGAAGCAATGGAAGTAGTAGAATTcccaaagaaagaaggaaagcattTTGGAAGGATATTTGGAGGGTTCTCCAGAGGAAGAAACAGGCAGCCTGATTCATGGAAATGCTCCTGAAATCCCAATTCATCTGCTCTGATTCTGGGTTCACCAAGTGACCTTCTGACCTTAGGTCAGTTCAACAAGCAGATTTACCTGCTGAGAAGAGAATGCACCAAAACCTAGTTGAATATTCTGATCCCCTTGGTTGCCATACATCTCGTCTTAAAATAAGACACCAAGCCTATGAAAGCCATGGATGCTCCATGCTTCCAGGCAGCATGAGCCTGTTTCCCAGATCCCCATCCCTCCACGATGGTGACATGGTAGAACAAGGCAGATATGGCCAGGAGATGACacaggaggagaagggaaagacCTGGGTTTACATCTGGGTTTTGTAGCGGTGTCTATGGCATCCCAGGAACTCTGTGGTTTGAGGTGTGGCTCCCACACACTTCTGTCTGTCCAGAGCAAGGACAGGGACATGACAGGGTCTGACACTGGCAGCCTATGCTGTTGCCTACTGTGAATGCTTCATCCCAGTTGGACCCAGACTCTAAGCCATATCCGATGGCTGGATGTTGTTAACTTCCCATCGGTCCTTAGACAAAGTCCAGATCTCAGTGAACTTCCATGGAGGACCAGATCCCAAAGCAGGATAGGGTTTGATTATCTGGGGATGCGCAGGGCTGGCTCAGGGGTGAGGCACAGGGGAGATCTGTATTTATTTGTTGCTTCTAGTTTACCACCTGCAGGTGGCACCCAAGCCATGGGCTGATTAATGCCACTTTGGCTGGGAATGGGCTCAGGTACCTCTTTTCCAGGAGGTCCATGGGCTTCTTCCAAATTCAGGAAGGTGATGCTGTCATGCCCCAGGTGAAGATAGAAATGAATGGGGTTGTCCTTGGGTCTTGAATAGAAGAAGAGGAGATAGAGGGTGGCAAGTTGATGATCCTGAGGTCATTTCTGGTTCTAGGGAAAAGGATATATTTACCAAGCAGAATCTGTTTCCAGTTCTAAATGACTACAGTTAGTAACAATAGTTATCAATTTGAATAGCATAGTCATTTCAAAATCCAAATGAGTTTTTGAAGTAGGCTAAACTTGAGGCCagatgtggtagctcacacctataatcacagcaccttggaaggccaaggtgggaggatcacttgagcctaggagtttgagaccagcctgagcaacatagtgagacccccccattttttaaaaaaaaagtagactaaATTTAAGTTTACTAATATTGCCAATATAATTTTAACTAAtaattctttgattttctttgttcattctcaagtgtgtgtgtatgtgtgtgtatatgcatgcatgtgtgtgtgtgtgtgtgtagaggtttCATGCAAAAGTCTCGGGCTTTATTTTTTCCAGGTCCTCCAGCATTAGGTTTGCCAGTTTTTGTTGGCAGTAAAAGGCTGTGTGTTGAGGTGGGTGGCATTTCTTGCCTGCCATTAAATGTGCACCTTTTGGATTTTATAGGTAGCCCCTGaagaagatgaaaggaaaaagaggcgACGGGAAAGAAACAAGATTGCCGCTGCCAAGTGCCGAAACAAGAAGAAGGAGAAGACGGAGTGCCTGCAGAAAGTGAGTGCCTTCTAGCCATCCCCTTCCTCTGGCTCATGCCTGTCTGCCACCAGCCTCATGCCCACTACCTGGTCGTGTTGTTGCAAGAAGGGCCTCGTGGCTGGTAGCAGAAATGCCAGTTGCAGAATGAGGAGGTAACAAAGCTGTTAGCACAGTGGACGAGACTCTGGATGAGAAGCAGGCGTGTGAAGGCGGCTGCTGCCCGACCCACAGCAGCCTCTGCCGGTCCATACATGTCCAGCAGCTTCCAGGCTATGGGACCCACCAGCACAGTTAAAGAGGCTGCACTTGCACACTTTCCTGAGAAAAGGAAGCTGCCAGCTCTCGTTTGGCTCACTACGAAAAGCCTTTAGTGAATCTCTTCAAACAAGTTATTTCCTTAATCTGCAAGCAGTGGTTACACTTTCTTTGCATTCCTGTCTAGTTCTTAACTCTGCAGCCCTTCTCCCTGGCTCCTCTAGCAATCTGAGCCCCTGGCTGTGTTCAGCCGGCCCCTCCTGAGAAACAAGACAGGGAACGGCATCGGcgggcaggcagggtgggccaTGGTGCCTGGTAGTCTTTCCAATGGGTGTGTCCCTCCCCCAAGTGCGGACAGGCCAGGGCAGAGTCTTAACCCAGGTTCCGCAAGTGCCCAAGGGCTCTGTTGATTGCTTCACGGGGGTCAgtgaaaattaggaaattttgTGTGTTGCCATGTATTAACACATTTTTTCTGGGGAGATGAGCTTCTCAGTGAGATCAGTGACTCACAAAAGGCTAAGCACCATGAGTTGGGATTTCTCCCCAACCTCCAAGGCCCTTTCGGGTCCAGAAGACCTGCCTGTGGGCTGTTGGACTCATGCAAAGGAGATCTCTGAACTGTTGGTTCCTCTGCGGCTTCAGAATGAGTAGAGTTACAGCCTAGCTCTGTGGCATCTCCAGAAGTCCTCTGAAGAAGGCCCCATGTTCAAAGCCTTCTCCAGGGTGCGCATTCTCCCAAACCAGTGCTGCTCTCCTGTCTCCCTCAGCAAGGCTCTCCCAGCTTGCTGAGCCCCGAGGTGCCCTCCACCATCCAGGCAGCTCCCTAGGCAGCACCCCAGGCTTCCCCGTCCCCACTGGCCACGGGCTCCATTCCTAATGCCTCTGTCGCTTATCCCCCAGGAGTCAGAGAAGCTGGAGAGTGTGAATGCTGAACTCAAGGCCCAAATTGAGGAGCTCAAGAACGAGAAGCAGCATTTGATATACATGCTCAACCTTCATCGGCCCACGTGTATTGTCCGGGCTCAGAATGGGCGGACTCCGGAAGACGAGAGAAACCTCTTTATCCAACAGATAAAAGAAGGAACATTACAGAGCTAAGTGGCCACAGTGTGGGGGCAACTGGGGAGTCCTCATCAAATCCTCCTTTTACACCCAAAACCCTGAAGCCATTGGAAAGCTGACTTCCTGTGCACCTCTAGAATCCCAGCAGCAGAGAACCATCGAGGTGGGAGCGCCTGCGGT from Lemur catta isolate mLemCat1 chromosome 23, mLemCat1.pri, whole genome shotgun sequence harbors:
- the ATF3 gene encoding cyclic AMP-dependent transcription factor ATF-3, with product MMLQHPGQVSASEVSASAIVPCLSPPGSLVFEDFANLTPFVKEELRFAIQNKHLCHRMSSALESVTVSDRPLGMSVTKAEVAPEEDERKKRRRERNKIAAAKCRNKKKEKTECLQKESEKLESVNAELKAQIEELKNEKQHLIYMLNLHRPTCIVRAQNGRTPEDERNLFIQQIKEGTLQS